The following are encoded in a window of Chitinophagaceae bacterium genomic DNA:
- a CDS encoding peptide MFS transporter, producing MSQPAKHPKALPYLFFSEMWERFGYYLMIGIFLLYLKNVEHGFAMTNTEASDLYGTFIALVFLTPFIGGLLADRYFGYRRSIIAGGLMMGAGYCLMAVHSLPMLYLSMTLVIVGNGFFKPNISTLLGNLYSTPAFEKRKDEGYNIFYMGINIGAFICNFFSTAIIIIWGWKYAFVAAGIGMFLGVIIFMAGTRHYASGDVKKPMTKEDMPFSRIVLTILFPSVIAGILGWMIPGNIFQSDSNDAFIFACIPVIYFYSSLYFRAEKSEKRPIAALLAIFAAVVLFWAVFKQNGSALTIWADNYTNRHVTGEAAEVFNAVKLAEKKEFKKDSVVLYDNQFRIQKKNGVVLKEYDYPPYFKNVRPEELPAANSQATLWSTPLTQSINPGWVILLTPLVIAFFAYLRRNGKEPSTPTKIAFGLLLSALSVLVMVGAVYVSGNGAEKASVWWLIGTYGVITIGELLLSPMGLSIVSKLSPVRITSLMMGGWFLATSIGNKLSGLLATLWDGYENKANFFWVNFILLMIATFILFAMLKWLNRIMKEKGVN from the coding sequence ATGAGCCAGCCAGCTAAACACCCCAAAGCCCTTCCCTATTTATTTTTCTCCGAAATGTGGGAACGTTTTGGTTATTACCTGATGATCGGTATTTTTTTATTGTACCTGAAAAATGTGGAGCATGGTTTTGCCATGACCAACACCGAAGCTTCTGATCTCTACGGCACGTTCATTGCCCTGGTCTTTCTTACGCCCTTCATCGGGGGCCTGCTGGCCGACCGGTATTTTGGTTACCGCCGGTCCATCATTGCGGGCGGGCTGATGATGGGCGCCGGTTACTGCCTGATGGCTGTGCACAGTTTACCCATGCTCTATTTATCCATGACCCTGGTCATCGTCGGCAATGGTTTCTTCAAACCCAATATATCCACCCTGCTTGGTAATTTATATTCCACGCCCGCATTTGAAAAAAGAAAAGATGAAGGGTACAATATCTTTTACATGGGCATCAATATCGGTGCATTCATCTGTAATTTTTTCAGCACGGCCATCATCATCATCTGGGGCTGGAAATATGCTTTTGTTGCCGCAGGCATCGGCATGTTCCTGGGGGTGATCATTTTCATGGCCGGCACCAGGCATTATGCATCCGGCGATGTGAAAAAGCCCATGACAAAAGAAGACATGCCCTTTTCAAGGATCGTTCTTACGATCTTATTCCCTTCCGTTATTGCAGGCATATTGGGCTGGATGATCCCCGGTAATATTTTCCAGTCAGACAGCAATGATGCATTCATTTTCGCCTGCATCCCGGTGATCTATTTTTATTCATCCCTTTACTTCCGTGCCGAAAAATCAGAGAAGCGGCCCATTGCTGCACTGCTTGCAATTTTTGCTGCGGTGGTCTTATTCTGGGCCGTGTTTAAACAGAACGGAAGTGCTCTTACCATCTGGGCAGATAATTATACCAACCGGCATGTGACCGGTGAGGCGGCGGAAGTATTTAATGCGGTGAAGCTGGCGGAGAAAAAAGAGTTTAAAAAAGACTCTGTGGTACTGTACGATAACCAGTTCAGGATACAGAAAAAGAACGGGGTGGTTTTAAAGGAATATGATTACCCGCCTTATTTTAAAAATGTAAGACCGGAAGAACTGCCCGCAGCCAATAGCCAGGCCACCCTTTGGTCAACACCCCTGACGCAGTCCATAAACCCCGGCTGGGTGATCCTTCTAACACCGCTGGTCATTGCCTTCTTTGCTTATTTAAGAAGGAACGGTAAAGAACCATCTACGCCAACCAAGATCGCATTTGGTTTATTGCTCTCTGCCTTATCAGTATTGGTCATGGTGGGAGCGGTCTATGTATCGGGCAATGGAGCAGAAAAAGCCAGTGTATGGTGGTTAATAGGCACCTATGGTGTTATAACGATCGGCGAATTGCTGTTGAGCCCGATGGGATTGTCCATCGTTTCAAAACTCAGCCCCGTCCGCATCACTTCATTGATGATGGGCGGATGGTTCCTGGCAACCTCCATTGGCAATAAACTGTCCGGCCTGCTGGCCACCCTTTGGGATGGGTATGAGAACAAGGCAAATTTCTTCTGGGTGAATTTCATCCTGCTGATGATCGCCACCTTTATCCTTTTTGCCATGCTGAAATGGCTTAACCGCATCATGAAGGAAAAGGGGGTGAACTGA